AACATCTGCGACGTTCAGATTTGTCCTGACGATACCCCTGCAAAAAATTGGGGTTTTGATGTGAGCCCTGCTCGGTTAATAACGAATTTGATTACAGAAAGAGGTGTTTTTGAGGCGAGCAAAGAGGCGATTTTAAGGGTTTATCCTGAAGCAAAAAAATAAAAAAAGGGCGTAGTTTTACGCCCTGCAAAATATCCGACTTACTTCTTCTATAGCGCTACCTTTTCCGTTGTTTTTGCCGCGGTTCCTTTTTTATCATCATCCAAATTTTTCGCCATTACGTCCAAATATTGAACTTGGTCGTTCAAAAACGAGCGAAAGCGGGAAATGAAACTCTCTTTTTGGGCGGAAAGGGCGCGGATTTCACTTTCTAAACGATACACTCTTTCGCGGCTTTCGCTTTCGTAGCGGTCGGCGCGGACTTGCGCGTCTTTTATTATAAGTTCCGCTTCTTTTTGCGCGTTTGCTCTTGCGTCGTCGGTTGCTCTTTGCGCGGTCATAAGCGTTTCGTTGAGCGTTCTGTCGATTTTTTTGTAGTGAGCGAGCTGGTTTTCGAGGTCTTTAATCTTAGACGACATAGCCGTGTTTT
This portion of the Chitinivibrionia bacterium genome encodes:
- a CDS encoding DivIVA domain-containing protein, yielding MQITPLEIRKFTFRKKAFNGIDPDHLDSFLQQIASQVEEQTSENTAMSSKIKDLENQLAHYKKIDRTLNETLMTAQRATDDARANAQKEAELIIKDAQVRADRYESESRERVYRLESEIRALSAQKESFISRFRSFLNDQVQYLDVMAKNLDDDKKGTAAKTTEKVAL